Part of the Lolium rigidum isolate FL_2022 chromosome 6, APGP_CSIRO_Lrig_0.1, whole genome shotgun sequence genome, AAGTAGGATCACCACTAGAGCGATGCTGACCTTCATGGCTACTTGGTTCCAACGGTTTATGTATACCCGATCTCTGAGGCTTTACAGAGCAGTTGTCTCTATATGTAGGCGTTGAGATCGATCTCGGGGCATTGGAGGATTAGTATGTTGCTTATTTTGCTATGCTAGTGACGGAAGGATTAAGTAGGAGTATTCTTTTTTGCTATGCTTGTCAGGTTAGACTTTAACCCGTGGCCGGCCGGCGAGCCATGGACTTTGTTTTCTGTTACACGTAAGAGACCTGAAAGACAGTACGTAGCTTAGCGTGCATGTCCACGTACGTCGTATGTGATTGCGTTtactaatttgtatttttaactatGCAGCGGTTGACTACTGTGTATGTCCGATCGAACAGTCATAGTATTCATGCGTCATGGATTAGATCGGTATGTAAGTATACTAATCGTAGTCAAGATTCAAGAAAGGATAAGCATCATGCATATATTCAGGTGGATGTCTGTTAGCATCCTGTCAAACCTCATGTGGTGGAGAGCCGATCCGTAGACTACAATGTCATTCATTGGATAACATTTGGAGCTTTGAAGAATGTAGCAATTTTTGCGCCTTTtgagttttctttgaagaaattgaTTTAGATTTTTGGCCGGGGCTTTTAGGTCGTACAAATGAACAAAATATGCCTCATCTAAAACCCGGCTCCCAAACATCACTATCATATGAGATTTAATCCGACCATCAATTCTGGTATTTGTTTCCTCATCATGTGTGACGGTCATATTATTTGAAAACTTAAGAAACCTTTGTATGGTCAATCTCCATATAATTAAAAGCGTTCATAGATATATTAATTTCGTTTCATTCATGAAGTTGGTTTTACTTGTGCAAAGGCATCCAAGAAGTCTTACTCTGACTTGAAATCTTGGGTTTGCAATTTTGTATAGCTCTTCAtttttgtagttttttttttgtagtttTTACTTCTTAGTGGTTGCTAACCTCTAGCTCCATTTTGTACAGAAATCTTTGTTTTGTTCTTCTTTtattaataaaaaataaaaaagtgtGTTCAACTTCAAAAAATGTTTGTTTTCATTCCTTCTCATATGATCTTACAGGTTACAGCTTATCACCTTCGCTATAGTTTCCGTGACAATAGTATGACAACTATACCACTTTTATTGCATAAACCCATAAACGCACACACGTAAACAACCTGTCTTATTGTTTCGCCTATAACATTGACATGTATCACGCTTATAATGACATATATTACGGTTATATAATACTCCATGCACGACAGGCGGTGAAGCTATCTCAACTAAGCCGAAGCTCCATCGATTAGTGGTTCTACTTGCAAGGTGGGTCGCATATGCCGAGAAAGGTGTCAGCGCACTTGTACTCCTTGACTGGGGACGTCTTCACCACGTCGCAGCTTTTGCAGATGGGGTCGCACTCTTTGATGACGAGGTCGTCACAGGTGTAAAGGCCGGAGAAGGAGAAGTTGCAGTTACTGCAGCACTTCAGCTTCCCCGGGTTGATGTTGACGGCCTTGCCCTCACCCACGGACGTCGCGTGCACATCCGCGAAGATCACCGTGGCCAGTGCGGCTTGAAAAAGCAGGATGATCACCAGCGTGCTGCTGATCTTCATGGCTACTTGGTTCCAAAGATTTATATATGTACCCTGATCTCTGCTGCTTCACAGGGCAGCTCTCTCTATATATAGGCGTCAAGATCAATCTGGGGGCATGGTAGGATTAGCATGTTGCTTATTTTGCTATGCTAGTGACGGAAGGATTGAGTACTTTTTGCTATGCTTGTCAGGTTAGACTTTAACCCGTGACCGGCCGGCGCGCCGGCATCGAGCATGTGCCCATCGTACGGATTGCGTCTACTGAATATGTATTTTTGACTCTGCATCAATTGAGTATCATATGCCCGATCGAACAGTCATATTGTCGTGCGTCATGGATTAGCTCAGTATGGAAGTATACTAATCATGCTCAAGAAGAGATAAGCATCATGCATATATTCACGTAGATGCGTCTTTGTAGGTTTCAGGCTTGGTTATTTGTGTACAACATACTTACACACACGGACACACTAGTACACTACCTTGTCAGATTTGAAGAGAAAAGGATTATACACCAGATATCAAGGGGCTATTGGGCCGTAACCGGGAACGCGCTCTAAAATCATCAAAGTGCACAACTTTGTCAATTTTGTGGGCTCGTGTCACTTGTACATTAGTTTAGCCATGCATCGCCACTCAGCCCAACATTAGTTTTTTTTGACCTTGTTGCAGTGGAGAAGAACCACTTTCTGACTCTGCAAATCTTTTCCTAAAGTAAGATCACCAATGCCTTGTTTGGTCCCTACCGTTGCTGCTTATCAGCACACCAGCATTGACACTGCACGACATGACGCAAAATGAAATTTTATTGATCCAAATCAAAGTAAGTATAAGTCCTTTTTGTGTTTCCATCTTAATCACGTACATAGTTTTTTCCCCAAACAAAGCGCAGAGGATTAAAGGTAAGTTCGCGAGACTGCTTTTCTCTACATATGAAAGGCAAAGAGACAAGAAAAAAGGTAAAGAAGGATGATATGTGGGTAATTATCCATCTTCAAGTGTGGAGTCAACCATCTCACATAGTCGTAGGTGCACTCGTGTCGTTCTTAGGGAGCAGCACCAACAAAACCTTAGAGCATCTCAAGTCGCGTTCCCCAAATCGTCCCCAAAAGGatgtggggcgcgccggacaaaaaaacgttcccagccgcgtcccccaaagcctctttttgtccggcgcggcctgatacggtgtccggcgccccgagcccgtccccgtcccacaggggacgctccggggatgccggacacaacgaaaagcgaggcggggagtggcgggaccgatgcgtcagcggcacattgaagtttaacctaaccaTCGCCTACCTCACGACGAAAGTTATTCGCGCACATCGACGGTGGAGCTTCCGCAGAGGGGCAGCGaaccgtctcgtcgcgcctagctctgcgtgccggtgttaatgagcgccaccgctcccccgcctccctccggcctataaaaagggccgctctCTCATCGTCCCCCTCACgcacaaaccctagcctctctccccaaccctagccgccaccatctcaagagtcgactccATGGCTCGTAGAGCCGGAGGCCAAGGTCGcgaccgtggtcgtggccgcggtagagctgcacgctcgccgtcgcctgcgatgccgtcgtcttcatcgtcggatctgcaggaggaggagcggccggtGGTGTTCGAGtttgtcgtcgtcctcaagggcgacccgcacgacatctagaggctgccggacacgtttgccgacttcgtcgacggcgatgagctgggctcgctgcatctgctgGAGGCTGCATGCGGCTGCGgccggtggatcgtggacgtgatctacgacgcgtgcggcaagatgtacctccacatcgtctgggagaagttcgcgcgctaccaccacctcgaagccggcttcgtgctcatgttctcctatCTTGGCgacggggacatgagcgtcaaggtgttcgacgagacacgCTGCCACCAACACTACCACGGTGatagcgccgaggaggacgacgactgagtgttgtttcttcgcagcaaaaataggcacggaggtttctggttgttcttcctcgaaagaaccaacaggggcaccgtcaacagctggattttccagttgggTCACGGGGTGTGcctgcgagtgttctttcttggcagcgaacatacgaaacCTGCGGTGACCGACCTAGTTAGGTTTAATTATTtttcaatgttttatatttgtgtcaaccatggttcaaaatatgtattagtttgtggaataccatgttccaaactatatcttcgtgtaaaccacgttcccaattatgtattagtttgtggaatatttcttctctttataaaaacaaaaatgcaaaaacaaacaaaaaagagagtattttaatgtttgggggcggtgtttgggggatgcggctggggagcgacgtcctccaaatgcggcacgaacgaaacacgtcccacaaacgctcgatccggtgccgtttgggggacgatttaggggacgcgactggagatgctcttagataccATTGTGCCTATCCTTCGTCTTTTCCCTCACTCCCTTCACCCCCATTGGATGACTACGCTGACCAAATGGCTCCATCTACGATCACGGCAGAGCTGTTCTCTCCAGcaggaagtgagcctagctcaactagttcggagtggatgtacaaacgcaccacctgagttcaaatcctgACGGTCTGAATTTAGATTCCTATTTATATTTAAGGCCCAGGCTAGTCCTActactcatgcaatttatcttgagaaTAATActttaatcattaaaaatattAGTACTCATGCCAAATAGCTGTGTGCATCCCTGATTAGTGTAGAGACCGGGAAGTAAAATTCTCCCCATTTTTAAAGGCGTTCCCCTCTGCCCCTTCGGCAACAATGGCTCCTGAAGTTCTTGTCGCTCTGTTACAGTGTTACTACTAAGGCAACTTACATGATTTTGTCGTTTCAGGAATTTTCGAATTACTCTACTGGGGCAGGATAATGCGTGATGGCTTGAAGGCTGCAGCGCCAGGATCAAGGGCTGGGCGTGGATACTTTCTGCTTCATGGTGCTCCAAAGTTCATGCCTCCATGGGAAGTTGATGCAGGTCAAGCGTTAGATCCAGTATACTCTCCTCGCAACAATTAGGGTCATTTACAGGGCTTTGTATTGGATTCATATGTGGTCTTTTCTTTTCTGCTGTGGAGCAGCGGAAACATATGGACTCTGGTTGCACTCGGTTGATGGTGATCGTTCTGGCTATCTTCAACCAGGGTGGTTGTCGCCAGTCGCTTAGAATCCAAGATGATTAGATACCATCAGCCTCTTTATTTCGTTGGTTAATCCATCTTGCAACTTTATGTGATATTTGAGTTGTAGTTTACTTTGACACTATTACTTTGCAACAAAGAAATCCCGTGGATCACTTTGATGCAGAGATTGGGGCTACGTCTCCTGTTCGAAAAAAAGAGTCGTGACCCTTGACGTCGGAAAGGTCACACTAGCACAGATTGATCTGGTTGCAACACACCTCACCGGGACCGTACTCCATTTCATAACGGCTACAAGAAGAACCCCTCTACAACAACACATACTTGGCAACCCATTAAATAGCCGTTGCAAAATTTTCTCATAGATACAGATGTATGTGTTGCAGTCCACATCGTTGCTCCTCATACAGCTCGGAATTTGTGGAAAGAAAAAACTAAGAGCCCAGCCCACTAAGCAACTCCCATAACTTATCTAATACCACCTGCCACGACCGCAGGATTCACGCACAACCGCACCCTGAATCCACACCTCGCCTCCCCAAACCTAGATAtgaagcagccgccgccgccgccgctgtggaatagcttctagatttggccAGGACCAGATGATCGAAGCGGTTGTGATGGATTCTCCGTCGGATGCATCGGAGCTCCACCGGCGCTGGAGAGGAATGATGTTGATGCGTGGATGCTGTGGCTGGATGACGACGGCACCGGATTCCCTGTCGCCTTCCGCGCCACCCGGAGCCGCCGCCCGGTACGTACGTACTGAACCCGACCCAGCTCGCCCGCTGTACTACTGGGGGTCAAATTTTCTAAGTGGCGGCGTGTTTGTTTCGGTTTTGGGTTGTGCGCAGGACCGAGATGTGCTGCCTGTCATGGTGGGGGTGAAGACGAAAGGCGCGGATGCCCGGCGCGGTTGTACTGCCACCGCTCTCTCACACGCAGCCGATGCCGGAGGTTAGGTGGTGCCTGGGGACAACGAGGAGAGGGCGATCATGTTGTACATACCCGTCGAGGTCACAGGTAGCGTCCAGCTCGGCCGCTCTGGCCAGGTGCCCCTCTCCGCGTCAGCCCAGATTGGATCAACGGACTCAACGATACGTGCTAATTTACTGAGTTACGCTGTTAATTGGGCTTATTCGCTTCGAATTACATTCCATTGTGAACTGTGATATTCCCAACTTGCCGAATTCCTGAATCACTCGAACTGACTAGAATTGATACTGTCGTGCAGCAGCACAGGCACTATACTGCAAGACGCGAGCAACCACCAAGCGATGTTCTCTGGAGGTTGTGCTGGAGAATCTATCTGGCAATCTGACGCACGGACTAGAATTGATATTGAGCGATAACATACCTGTAGCCAATTATGGGTGTGTTCAGAGTCTTTCCACTCGTATGGGGGATCTACATATATTTGGAAGATCTTTTAAAATCCCTTATTTTAATAGCTTTTGTTGATTCCTAGAACTATATTTTACAGGAAATGGGCGAAGGGAAAAATATTAGCTCTCAGTGGCTTTTGGCCGTGCACAGATGTTGCTTTTACCCACAAATACTGCACATAAAAAGGTAGTATTTTATGGTGAGACTCCAAAATATGTATGCTCTCTCGTTACATGGTAGATCTCCTTTGTCAAAGGATTTCAGTCTTCTGTTTTGACTCCTATCTCATTGTGGTTATTTCTTATCCAGATTTCCTCATGTATTTCCATCAGTACGACCTGTGAGTGTGTGATGCTATTTCAAGTGCAAAGGGACAGCAAAAATTTATTGGGTGCTGGCTTGCTTTGGCGTGCCAGGAAGGTGAAAAAGAAAGCAAGTATCTAGTACAATTTACACTGTTTTAGCGACTTCTATGTTGAAACGAAAATTTGT contains:
- the LOC124659547 gene encoding Bowman-Birk type wound-induced proteinase inhibitor WIP1-like, which translates into the protein MKISSTLVIILLFQAALATVIFADVHATSVGEGKAVNINPGKLKCCSNCNFSFSGLYTCDDLVIKECDPICKSCDVVKTSPVKEYKCADTFLGICDPPCK